A part of Setaria viridis chromosome 8, Setaria_viridis_v4.0, whole genome shotgun sequence genomic DNA contains:
- the LOC117833202 gene encoding ferritin-1, chloroplastic — protein sequence MAVARISPRRMHGLILLAQRTGHGPPAEARAHAKISPPARLRLRLLPIPAVHVAPAREAHAPISIPFSSPSSITAHPFHLLPQSTHSFSFLPPASPQPTQMMLRVSPSPAAAAAAASHPSAPAAAPASVRVAAPRVSPPFGTACRAAGKGKEVLSGVVFQPFEEIKGELSLVPQTPDKSLARQKFVDECEAAINEQINVEYNASYAYHSLFAYFDRDNVALKGFAKFFKESSDEEREHAEKLMKYQNTRGGRVRLQSIVTPLTEFDHPEKGDALYAMELALALEKLVNEKLHNLHAVATRCNDPQLTDFIESEFLADQVEDIKKISEYVAQLRRVGKGHGVWHFDQKLLEEEA from the exons ATGGCTGTTGCAAGAATTTCGCCAAGAAGAATGCACGGGCTAATACTGTTGGCGCAAAGGACGGGGCACGGGCCACCAGCAGAGGCACGCGCCCATGCAAAAATATCGccccccgcccgcctccgcctccgcctcctcccaaTCCCAGCCGTCCACGTGGCACCAGCCCGTGAGGCCCACGCGCCTATATCTATCCCTTTCTCCTCTCCGTCCTCAATCACCGCACACCCATTCCACCTCCTCCCACAATCCACGcactccttctccttccttccaCCGGCCTCTCCGCAACCAACCCAGATGATGCTTAGGGTTTCcccgtccccggccgccgccgccgccgcggccagccATCCGTCTGCACCTGCCGCAGCCCCCGCTTCGGTcagggtggcggcgccgcgcgtCTCGCCGCCCTTTGGGACGGCTTGCAGGGCCGCCGGGAAGGGCAAGGAGGTGCTCAGTGGGGTCGTCTTCCAGCCCTTCGAGGAGATCAAGGGGGAGCTCTCCCTCGTGCCCCAGACACCCGACAAGTCCCTCGCGCGCCAAAAGTTCGTCGACGAATGCGAGGCCGCCATCAACGAGCAGATCAA TGTGGAGTACAATGCCTCCTATGCCTACCACTCCCTCTTCGCCTACTTCGACCGTGACAACGTCGCTCTCAAGGGATTTGCCAA GTTCTTCAAGGAATCAAGTGATGAGGAGAGGGAGCACGCTGAAAAGCTCATGAAGTACCAA AACACACGTGGAGGGAGGGTGAGGCTCCAGTCCATTGTCACACCCTTAACAGAGTTCGACCACCCTGAGAAAGGCGATGCTTTGTACG CTATGGAGCTGGCTCTGGCTCTGGAAAAGCTGGTTAATGAGAAGCTGCACAACCTGCACGCT GTGGCCACAAGGTGCAATGATCCTCAGCTGACAGACTTCATCGAGAGTGAATTCCTTGCGGATCAG GTCGAAGACATCAAGAAGATCTCCGAGTACGTTGCCCAGCTGAGGAGAGTGGGCAAGGGGCACG GGGTGTGGCACTTTGACCAGAAGCTGCTTGAGGAAGAGGCCTGA